The Oncorhynchus tshawytscha isolate Ot180627B linkage group LG32, Otsh_v2.0, whole genome shotgun sequence genome includes a region encoding these proteins:
- the LOC112230124 gene encoding uncharacterized protein LOC112230124, producing MKAYNSDNIGLSSTLSVHLFSDDCGNEGNALLRSCHQVMRSEFFSPDDLCSNLPFWCNWTIQVDPGKRVLLHLEDFTQSDACSGKLDQIHLDEPLGGHRILEKCWREAKYRSLSNILHVVQLIRGKHSPPHRGFYGCYEAFVPPVTYNAYGDTTKEDRKLMTEPKATELEPFPSLRSFTKFLPMTGGEPTEAILLDQPHPASSDQLMVFDYFDQLTSSSASNELPTWEAEEPMVREGPFKFYPFQREEEDWNRGISEGTELDESLDKGRLGSGLSAGVLYILWLCIGGGPEGVKVHRTLHPALQELLEGDVNECVTQLVLCDVNAECVNRFGSYACRCHSGFEDMSRLGSGGTICVDTKAAGVDPHNELTITIDQHSPEQQHCNTGCNSEQSSGMIKGTRGVFLVQLPHPAAPLYRGRAVPPPPPGGLPGPLSAQQPREHPPS from the exons ATGAAG GCCTATAACTCTGACAACATTGGATTGTCCTCCACACTCTCTGTCCACCTCTTCTCAGATGACTGTGGTAATGAGGGCAATGCCTTGCTGCGGAGCTGCCACCAGGTGATGCGCAGCGAGTTCTTCTCCCCAGACGACCTGTGCTCCAACCTACCGTTCTGGTGTAACTGGACCATCCAGGTAGACCCTGGTAAACGTGTGCTCCTCCATCTAGAGGACTTCACCCAGTCAGATGCATGCAGCGGGAAGCTGGACCAGATCCACCTGGATGAGCCCCTGGGGGGTCACAGGATCCTGGAGAAGTGTTGGCGTGAGGCCAAGTACAGGTCCCTctccaacatcctccatgtggtTCAGCTGATCAGAGGCAAGCACAGTCCGCCCCACAGGGGCTTCTATGGGTGTTACGAGGCGTTCGTACCGCCAGTCACGTACAATGCTTATGGTGATACCACCAAAGAAGACAGGAAGTTGATGACTGAACCAAAAGCGACAGAACTGGAACCCTTTCCCTCTCTGAGAAGTTTCACCAAGTTTCTCCCCATGACGGGGGGTGAACCTACGGAGGCCATTTTACTGGATCAACCCCACCCCGCCAGCTCAGACCAACTGATGGTGTTTGACTATTTCGACCAACTCACTTCCTCCTCTGCGTCCAATGAGCTTCCAACATGGGAAGCAGAGGAGCCAATGGTCAGAGAGGGGCCCTTCAAGTTTTATCCTtttcagagagaggaagaagactgGAACAGAGGAATCTCCGAGGGGACTGAATTAGATGAGTCGCTTGACAAAGGAAGACTGGGAAGTGG GTTGAGTGCAGGAGTACTTTACATCCTCTGGCTGTGTATTGGGGGTGGGCCAGAAGGGGTGAAGGTTCACAGGACCCTGCACCCGGCCCTGCAGGAGCTGTTAGAGGGTG atgtgaatgagtgtgtgacCCAGCTGGTGCTGTGTGACGTCAACGCAGAGTGTGTGAACCGCTTTGGTTCCTATGCATGCCGATGCCACTCCGGGTTCGAGGACATGTCTAGGCTGGGCTCAGGAGGAACCATTTGCGTGGACACCAAGGCCGCTGGTGTGGACCCCCACAATGAGTTGACGATTACGATAGATCAGCATAGTCCTGAGCAGCAGCACTGTAACACTG GCTGTAATTCGGAACAGTCCAGCGGGATGATCAAAGGCACACGTGGTGTGTTTCTTGTTCAGCTTCCCCATCCTGCTGCTCCTCTGTACCGTGGGCGTGCTGTACCACCGCCACCACCGGGGGGCCTTCCTGGTCCACTGTCGGCGCAGCAGCCTCGGGAGCATCCCCCCTCCTGA
- the LOC112230368 gene encoding N-acetyllactosaminide beta-1,3-N-acetylglucosaminyltransferase 2: MHGGRKKTRVLCVMMILNVFIFILVGVSRNLGQDKGDQRKPRIPSKRFWKKQMTSEIFWNKEQQRLDYIYNPILMLGLTNDSLLELPDWLNDTKSPDPCQPDYSVTTQVKDYNSLPPRFQDFLQHMRCRSYPMIMDQPRVCESKPYLLLAVKSLAPHFDRRQAIRESWGRVGVLANRTVATVFLLGNAVAVDHFPNLSGMLSHEARLYGDLLQWDYRDSFFNLTLKEVLFLDWFSQRCPDARFVFKGDDDVFVNTWRILDFLHNLPEIRARDLFIGDVITNAGPHRDRKLKYFIPESVFVGPYPPYAGGGGFLYSGELALQLHNISQQVALYPIDDVYTGMCLQKLGLVPEKHKGFRTFDIDEKYRGNPCTYKSLMLVHSRTPQEMIKIWAWLSDPELDCQ, translated from the coding sequence ATGCACGGCGGTCGGAAGAAAACCAGGGTGCTGTGTGTGATGATGATACTCAATGTCTTCATCTTCATCCTTGTGGGTGTGTCTCGGAACCTGGGCCAGGATAAGGGGGACCAGCGGAAGCCACGCATTCCCTCCAAGAGGTTCTGGAAGAAGCAGATGACCAGTGAGATCTTCTGGAATAAGGAGCAGCAGAGGCTGGACTATATCTACAACCCCATCCTCATGTTGGGTTTGACCAATGACTCTCTCCTGGAGCTACCTGATTGGCTCAACGACACCAAGTCCCCAGACCCCTGCCAACCGGACTACAGCGTCACCACCCAGGTGAAGGACTACAACTCCCTGCCACCCCGCTTCCAGGACTTCCTGCAGCACATGCGCTGCCGCTCGTATCCGATGATCATGGACCAGCCACGCGTATGCGAGAGCAAACCCTACCTCCTGTTGGCCGTCAAGTCCCTGGCGCCCCACTTCGACCGGCGGCAGGCCATCCGGGAGTCGTGGGGGCGGGTGGGCGTTCTGGCCAATCGGACTGTAGCCACGGTCTTCCTCCTTGGAAATGCCGTGGCAGTCGACCACTTCCCCAACTTGTCTGGGATGCTCAGCCACGAGGCCAGACTTTACGGGGACCTCCTCCAGTGGGACTACCGAGACTCCTTCTTCAACCTCACCCTCAAAGAGGTGCTCTTCCTGGACTGGTTCAGCCAGCGTTGCCCCGACGCCCGCTTTGTCTTCAAGGGGGATGATGACGTCTTCGTCAACACCTGGAGGATCTTAGACTTCCTCCACAATCTCCCAGAGATCAGGGCCAGGGATCTGTTCATAGGGGATGTAATCACCAACGCCGGCCCGCACCGGGACCGGAAGCTCAAGTACTTCATCCCAGAGAGTGTGTTCGTGGGGCCATACCCGCCCTATGCCGGCGGAGGAGGGTTCCTGTACTCTGGGGAACTGGCACTGCAGTTGCACAACATCTCCCAGCAGGTGGCGCTGTATCCTATTGATGATGTCTACACAGGGATGTGTCTCCAGAAGCTGGGCTTGGTCCCGGAGAAGCACAAGGGCTTCAGGACGTTTGACATTGATGAGAAATACAGGGGCAACCCGTGCACGTATAAGAGCTTAATGCTCGTGCACAGCAGGACACCGCAGGAGATGATCAAAATCTGGGCCTGGCTCAGCGATCCAGAATTGGACTGTCAGTGA